In the Numida meleagris isolate 19003 breed g44 Domestic line unplaced genomic scaffold, NumMel1.0 unplaced_Scaffold249, whole genome shotgun sequence genome, one interval contains:
- the DHRS7C gene encoding dehydrogenase/reductase SDR family member 7C yields the protein MGILAVFALPLLLLGISGIIYIYQTVIWLVSKSAVQNKVVVITDAISGLGKECSRVFHSGGARLVLCGRTWEKLEALYDALISVADPSTTYTPKLVLLDISDIDYIQDAAKEILNCYGCVDILINNASMKVKGAVQSISLELDKKIMDANYFGPITLTKAILSNMISRRTGQIVLINSIQGKIGIPFRAAYAASKHAAVGFFDCLRAEMEEFDISVSTVNPTFICSYHHQPAPGNWEASIWKFFFRKVTYGVHPAEVAEEVLRTVSSKKQEVLMANPIPRAAVYIRTFFPEMFFAIVASGIREKLKTEQEN from the exons ATGGGTATTCTTGCTGTATTTGCCCTACCATTGCTTCTTCTAGGGATCAGTGGAATCATTTATATTTACCAGACCGTCATATGGCTAGTCTCCAAGTCAGCAGTGCAAAACAAGGTGGTGGTGATTACAGATGCGATCTCCGGACTAGGCAAGG AATGTTCTCGAGTGTTTCATTCAGGAGGAGCAAGGCTTGTGTTGTGTGGCAGGACATGGGAGAAGTTGGAAGCCTTGTATGATGCTTTAATTAGTGTGGCAGACCCCAGTACA aCATATACACCAAAGCTTGTTCTTCTGGATATCTCAGACATAGACTACATTCAAGATGCAGCTAAGGAAATCCTGAATTGCTATGGTTGTGTGGATATACTGATCAACAATGCAAGTATGAAGGTAAaaggagcagtgcagagcaTTTCATTGGAACTTGATAAAAAGATAATGGATGCCAACTATTTTGGACCTATAACATTAAccaaag ccATTCTTTCCAACATGATTTCTAGAAGAACTGGCCAAATAGTTTTAATTAATAGTATTCAAGGAAAAATAGGAATCCCATTTCGTGCAGCTT atgCTGCTTCTAAACACGCTGCTGTAGGCTTTTTTGATTGTCTTAgagcagaaatggaagaatttGATATTTCTGTCAGCACTGTCAATCCAACCTTCATCTGTTCATACCATCATCAACCAGCACCTGGCAATTGGGAGGCATCAATTTGGAAAT TCTTTTTCAGAAAGGTGACTTATGGTGTGCATCCAGCAGAGGTGGCAGAGGAAGTCTTGCGCACCGTGAGCAGTAAGAAGCAGGAGGTGCTGATGGCCAACCCTATCCCCAGAGCAGCAGTTTACATTCGCACCTTCTTCCCTGAAATGTTTTTTGCCATTGTTGCCTCAGGGATTAGGGAAAAGCTGaagacagaacaagaaaattga